TTTAAATCTTCAATATAAAACTGTAATTCATCTTCATCATTAAAAGCTTCAGGTTGAGGTAATAATAAAAGTTGTTCATCTCTGTCAAACTTAATTATTTGGTTATTTTCAGTTATTTCTATTTCTTTTCTATTAAAACCTTGTCCAACAGAAAGTTGACTTTCATTTGTGTTTATTTCAATAAAATTAAGTTTTGAGTTAACCATATAAGTTGTTTTAAATGGTTCTAATAAATCTGCTTCAATTGGTAAAATGACAATTGAAAATTCAGCTCCTAGAGATGCCTTATTATCGTGTTTGTAAGAAAACTTTGCAAAAGTAGGATTTGTTTCATTTGCCGTTAAGGTTAATTGTATGTTTGTATTTCCTACTTTTTCAGTTATTAAGCTTTTATATGTGTTCTGTACCTTAAAGAATTCTTTATAAAGTTTTTTATCCTTCCCACCTTCAAAAGTAAAAGAAACTTGAATATTAATCTCTTCTTTTTTGTGGGGATTAAATATAATGATATGCCTTTTACGATTTCCCGCACTAGTTTCTTTTTCAGCCTTATCCCAGAACGCTAAATTATCTTTTACAGTAACTTCTTTAAGAAGGACTTTTGTTTTTTTCTTTAAAAATAAATAATCCTCATGGAATTTGTTTACCTGAGAAAAAGGTACTTCTGTCCACTCTTCTTGTTTTAATTTGGTTATACCTTCAGAAGAAAAGTTTTTTTCAAGCTCTTCCTCTGCATTTAAGCCAAAATCATGAATCCTTCTTACATTATCAAATAAATCCCTGTTTAGATTTAATCTTTCTTTTAACCGATTCCCAGTAAAGGTCGATAGATCTTCATCCTTGAACAATCCAAATTTTTTATAATCAACACTATCAATTGTCCCTTTGGCAAGTGTTGAGAAAATATCTTCAAAATCAAAGAAAGTAATTTGTTGAAGAGCTAGTTCTTTAATTAATCGATCTATATTATCAAATAAAATAATTTTCTCTACTTTGCTTAGAACACTGTCTTCAATATCATCTTTTATTTTTTTATATAGGGTATTAGGATGTAATGGCATCCCTTCTTTTTGCAGGTCACTACTTCCACCAAGTATTGAGTCTAATTGTTCAGAGACTATACTTAATAATGCCGTATTTTTCCATACACCTTTTTGTTCTCCCACTTGGTTTCTTAAAGTTACTAAAAAATCAGGCTTAACAGTTTCAGATGTAGAAGCTATTACTAATTTAATACCATTAACTTCAATATTAAAGGTTTTATACGGTTCACCAAGCTCATGTTTATACGTAAATTCAGCTACATTTTCTTGATTATATAAAGTTGATATTAAATCTTTTACATCTTCATCTTTATCAAGATGTAAGTAATAACGGTCGCCTGCTTTTACGGATGTTTCTTTAAAATACTGTAGTATTATTTCTACTATATAATTATAAAATTGGTTTGACATACTGAGCATCACCACTATCACTTTTTTTATCAATTAAGTTTTGTGAATCTAATAAATCAATAATTTCCTTTTTCGAATACCGGTCGAAAATAACACCTCTAAGTTCAAATTCGTCAAATAACTGATTTAAAGGTATTCGCTTATCCTTCACACAGACTGCTGTTAACATCAACAATGATTCATGGTTTAGATTTAGGATAGGACCTAAGCTTCCCCTGTTTTTAAGAAACAGGTTGGCTCCTAAATCCTCGATATTTTGTCCAAACTTTATACATACTTCTGTGCTCATTCCTTCTTTTAGACAATTAAAGAGTATTTGAAATGCCTCAGAAATTGTTGATGAATTGTCTTTATTTTCAAGTCCTCTCCATTCGCAATAAGTTGCAATCCAATTCTTTAAACTAGTTAGAAAAACTTGTTCAGAAGAATCTTGAACATACTCATTTAATTGAACATAGTTCATGAATGGTAATTTCCCAAAACTATTTTCAGGATTAAATGTATTATGGCTTAGTTGAGACATTGTGTGTATATGGACAAATAAGTTACTTTCTTTTTCTCTAACCCTTTTAAAACCTTCTAATTCATCAGCAGGTTTTCTTCTTTTATTTAAAGACTCCCATTCTAACCCAAAAAATAAAGGATCAACTTTTGAGTAATCTGCCTTATCAAATCTATCGAACTTCAACACTAATTGACATGCATAGATAAAGGTATAGAAATGTGTTAACAATGAAAAAGTTTTTAGAAAATAATCTTTATGGTGACTCAAAAAAATTAAATCCTCTTGATATAGTTGAGTTAGGCAAGGCAATAAAGGTTTGTATTGTTTTGTATAGCTTTCTGATTTAAGATCTTCTAAATTGTCTATTATTAACTCAGTTAATATATCGTCTCCACTCTTATCATTAAAAATCTGTTTTATGTCATTATGATCTTGAACAAAAACATCCATCATGAATTGTGCATATTTTCGTAATTCATTTTCATTACTACTATTAGAGAATGGTATGTAATTGAATAAAAATGGATGAATAGGATTTATTCTTTTTTCTTTATTATATAAATACTGCTCAATAAATCGTTTCAAATCATATTCTATATCGCTATTTTCACATTCAACTTCAGAAACAATTTGTTCAATAAAAGGATTGTCCTCTTCAAATAGCGCATCAGGATCTTTCTTAACTTTATTTAATTTTAAGTCACATATCCGACGAATATATTCTCCAAGTGTATCATTAAAATGTTCACGGATAACCCTTGTCCTTTTTGATAAAAAAGGGATAACATCCATAGTTTGTCCTACATCATGCTTATTTTTCTTTTTTAGTAAATCTTCTAAGTATTCAACATTTAAAACCTTTTCCATGAATAATTACTCCCTTTCAAAAACAAAAGCACCAAAATCGTCTTTTTTAAGCTTGTAAAAACGATTGTCGTTTGGAAAATGGACCAACATTTCTTCCTTCTTATTTCCAAAACTCATAACCTTTTCAATGAATTCTACAAACTTAATAGCTTCTTCATAATCTTTTTTATTTGGACAATATCCTTCTTGAACTCTTAGTAGTAACTGATATAAGGGAAAATCAATGTCTAAGAAGATTGTATTATTCGGATCGCCATTATGGTGAGCCATTGAAATATTAGATCTAAATGACTCTAATATCTCATTACTATTGAATTTTAGATGTTCGATTGATGGCCTTAAATTTAATGATTGTGCTAATCGGAACTTTCCATTAGGATTATTAATATAGATATAATTTTTAACAGGTGATCCTTTCCATTTAAATAGTGCATCCTTTACTTCATCATAATAATCCCTTATGCCACGTCTATTTCCAGAATTAAAAAAGTATAAATTCTTAGCAAAATCTCTATATACTTTGTCATAAATATCTTCTGCAAAATCTGAATTTGTTAGATAAGCAAGTCGAATTATTGCTTCTGACAACTTATTCATCGTATATTCTGACAAATCAGGGTTACTTAAAAATAAATCTAGCCATTTAGTGATATTAAGTCAATTATTTTAAATTATATTCAATCAGATAAGTCAAAAAAAATCCCTGTCTCATCCTTTGTTAAGAGTAATGTTCCAAAAAAATGAGGTTTATGGTTCATTCTTATTGTATAATCATGTCCAAAAGAATCTGTTACAGTTTGTTTAAAATCAACCCATAATTGCTCAAGTTCATTATCTGTCCAAGCATAATTCCTTTGATAATCTGGTACTCTAAACTTTTTATTACCGGAGGTCAAAAATGTCTTTAAAGTATGTTCTTTTGCACTAAAAAAATCAATTGGTTCAATCATTTTTCCTACTCCTCTCAAAAATAATGTTTCAAAAAAATTTTACGAAAAAAATCACGAGTTAATTTATTAATTTATTTAAAACCATTTCCTGAATCTCCTTCGTATTAAACGGAACAATTACATTCTCTGCCAATTCCCTTTTATCTTCTAGCAATTGATGCATTAATTCTTCAACAGTACCTTGCGGGAAGTTATCATTATCCGTAGTAATTATCTGATAGACATAGACATCTTTCTGTTGTCCAATTCGATACGCTCGATCTGTTGCTTGATTTTCAACAGCTGGATTCCACCATCTGGTATAGTGAATGACATGGTTTGCACTTGTAATAGTTAAACCTACACCTGCAGCTTTTGGTGATAATAGGATAATCCCGAATCCAGGTGATTGATTAAAGGCTTGAACGACTGCTTGTCTGTTTTTCGTATCTCCATCAATGACAGGCACTGAAATTCTATATTTCTGCATGAAGATTCTTTTAAAGATGGAATGTAGTTTTCTAAATTCTGTAAAGATTAGTACTTTTTCATCTTTGGCTTTGACCTCTTCAACGATTTCTAGTAGTTTATTAAATTTAGGAATTTCTTTTATTTCTAACTCTTCATATTTTGGTATAACGACTCCAGGATGTCCGTATAATTGACGGAGTCTCATTAACATATTTAAAATCGCAATTTGCCCTGTTTCTTTTGTTTCTAACATGGAGTTAGAGATGGATTTTTGTGTTCTTGATGCTTCTACATAAAATGGTGCTGTTAAATACTTCTTCGGTAACCGTTTATCTAGTACTTCACTTTTCGTTCTTCTCATATAAAACGGTTGAATGGCTTTTAATAATCCATCGTAATCTCCTGATTCAGCAAATCTTTCTCTAAATTGACGTAATGAACTTAGTTCCCCTGGTTGCACAAAGTCCATGATTGACCATAGTTCATCTAAACTATTTTCAACTGGGGTTCCTGTCATCGCTAATCGGAAGTCTGATTGCATAGCACGAAGAGCTCTTGATCGTTGACTTGAATGTGATTTTACATTTTGGGCTTCATCACAAATGATCGACTTGAACTTTACTTTGCCTAATAGTAGTTGATCAATTTTTAATGTGTCATAACTAGTGAAGACTAGATCATAACCATCAATGACTTGAGAAGACTTAATTCTACCGCTTCCTCTGTGAATATATATACTGTTCGATAAAGAAGGCGCGAATTTCTTTATTTCTTCCATCCAGTTTTCAATAAGCGCAATCGGAAGGACCACTAGGGTTGGTTTTAACATATTACGAGATTGCTGGTGTAATAGAAATGAGATCACCTGAATCGTTTTCCCTAATCCCATGTCATCTGCTAGTAATCCACCAATTCCCTTTTTTTCTAAATGACATAACCACTGAAAACCTTCAAGCTGATGTGGGAATAAGTCTGCTTTTAGTGATTCAGGTACTTGAAATTCTTCTAGTGCTAATTCATTTTTTGTATCTATTGAGTAATCAAGTTCTTGTTCATTATCTTTAATATCAAGGACATACTTATTACTCAATTTAGCTTCTTCATCAGCTGGAATGTCTAAGAGGTTTTTTCTTAATGTTGGATCAAGGTAAATCCATTTTCCTTCGTGTTCAACATACTGTTGATCAGGGTATTGTTCCATTAAGCCGCTAAGAAACTCTTCGTCATACGGAACATACTGGCCCGTTTCTGAATCAAACCATTGGAAACCAGATCCACCTGTGTTGTATGGTGCCACTCGCTCTATTGAAACCAATCCCCTTACACGATCTGAGAAGGTTTCAAGATCGAACTGATAATCATGTTCCGGCAGAACCGCCGATGGATTTTCAAAAAATAATGGAACTTCTTCACCTGTGATATGTCTCTTCTGTGATAACTTCTCCATATCTTCTTGAACAGCTTGTGTTTTCACATATCGATTTCTTTTTATGCCTTCTTTGAAACTTGTAACAGTAGATGGAGAGTTTAAATGAAGAGTCTCTTGTTCATTTACTCCAGAAGGAATTAATTCGATATGATCATGGTTATGAACCTTAATATCGATATCGTATTTGCCGACAACATGATAATTTTCTGTTTCTAAGAAATTCTCTAGTTGGATCCCTGCTTCTTTAGCTAATTGCTGGGAAATCCCGATCTTCTGATATCCATTTTCATACTCTTCCCGCATTGCTTTTTTCAATTTATATATGTTTTCTGGAAGTAGGTGGAGGCCATTTTCAATTTCATATAATGCACCATATTGCTTCCCGATTCGATCTATATTTTTCCCTTCATTATTATGAAGTCGTATTGACAGATCAGCCTCATCTGCTAAGGATTTTAGGGAAAGTTCTCCGGATAGTTGATCTGGATTGATCGGTAACCCTAAATTAGATAAAATATCTACTCCATCTTCCTCTTTGAGTACATCATAGTAACTTTCATACGGAAGAAATGAGTTTTCAACTATACCTAGTTCATAGAGCTCTTCCCATGCTACATATTTCATAAAACCTTCAAGTCGATAACAATCTTCAATTTGTTCTTTCGTTAATGGGACTTCTAATGGTTGAACATTTTTACCTTCAATTAATTCAAATAAAATTTGTACACCAGTTTCTTTAGGTACAAAGTTAACCTTCATCTCTTTCTGCTTCTTTTTGAAGAAGAGCATCTCTGTCTACCTCCCAACCAAGTTCATCACTTAGCCAATCATCAAATTTACTTTGCCAATCACCTACATGTCTCAACCAACCACCAGAGACGATTTCCCATTTATCCATTAATTCGCTTCTTTTCACTTCTTTAGGAGGTATCCATGACCCATCTAGTCTCTCTTTTTCTGCTAACATTTTATCTACTTTAGGTTGGAAATGTTTGTTAAAGGTACTTGTTTTATAAATATATACAGCTCCCGTACCTAGTACTTCTATTACTACCACATCTGAAAAATACATAATTAATGTTGATTTTCCATCTGTTACAACTACATCTTCTAGATTAACAATAAACTTCTCCCAATACTGAAATCGTTCATGATCCTTATTAACCTGTCCAAAGAAGTCTTTTATCTCAAGTTTTAATATCCAATTTGCAAATCGCTTCTTCTCTTCTTCACCAACATACTTCCAAAGCATTGGTTTACGTCGATAAGTCTTTAACTTCTCAAAAACCAGCTTCCCTAAATCTTTCACCTGGTTTAATTGACAATTCCTAATTAATCCATCTGCCATCTTTTGTTGCTCTTCATTTGTTGCTTCTTTAAAGTATTTTTTATAAAGTTCTTTTTCTTTAATAAAGAAATCTTGATCAGCAAAGTTGAAGACATCCATTAATACGAGTTTATATAATGGAAAGTTTTCGGTTAAGTAAAATGACTCTAGAACACTTAGAAAGTCATTTTCACTATAATAAGCCTTTTCTGCTAAGTGATGAACTGGGTCTTTGCTTAAGAGAAAATCACGCCACTCTATTGATTGCTCATTGTTAAAACGTTTCTCAATCCGATCTCTATGAGAAACATAAGAGTACTTCATTACATTCCAAATTTCATCAAGATTACACGTTTGATAGACGGTATCAACAAGTACTCTAAACGTTCTTTTGTCAGTAGCAGCATTATTCTGCATGATCTTAATTAACCCTTTTTTCGCTTCATCATTGAGTTCATCTGAATATAAATTAGGAACTAAAAGTTTTTGTCTTCGAGAGAGTTTCTCACTCCATTGAACAAATTCTTCTACTTTAGCAGTTTTCACAGATTCAAACTTTTTTATTAATGTTTCAATATCAGATTCATATTTTGTATTAGGATCTTCAATTACATGAGATAAAACCTGATTACGATTATCCCGCAACCAGGTTTTTAATGATGTTGGTTGATATTCATATCTCATTTATCCTTCACCAACTCTTCAATCGCTTTTATTGCCTCATCGTCTTTCAGTCTGAATAAAAACTCAACACGTCTTGAACGGTCAGGATCATATTCACCTTTGTCGTTTGTTAAAGGTTGATTAAAACTTCTCCCATTTGCTGTAATATATTTTTGTGATAGTGACTTTTCTTTAAAATCAGGAAAATCTTTACTATAGATATATTCTAATACTGAATACGCTCTGTCTTGTGATAATGCCATATTGTACATATAATCACCTTTTTTATCTGTGTGTCCTTCTATCATGACGCTAGAAATCTCATCTTTAAAGCGATCTTGTAAAAGAATTCCTAAATAGGCTGGGATAAATTCTTTCAAAAACCCTTCACCTTTTGCAGAAATTTCTGATGAATTTGATTCAAATAGAACACTACCTGGAAAGCGAATCGCACCTGTTTGTTGGTCAATTTCGATCGCCATATTTGATTCTTTAAAAGCTTCTGTTAAGGCTTTTATAATCTCTGTTTTCACATTGACTACTTCTTCAATTTCTTTTTCTTTTTGCTCTAGTAATTCACGATAATCAAGAATAACTAATGTTAAAAGTAGAGCAAAAACCATTAACATGGCACTCATTAAATCGGCATAAGACATCCAATAGTTGACTTGTTCTTTTTTCCGATATCTCACTCTTATGCGCCTGCCTTCGCCTTACTAATTTCTTCTGATAAGTCTTCTAACGTATCGATGAAGTCTTTTTGAACATCACTGAATTGGTAAACCAACTGACTTACTTGTTTTACAGCATTTGTTAATGTTTCATCGAAGTGGTGATATGTTTTTGAAAGACCGTTATCAACGTTCTCACTAAAGTCCTTTACTGATGTGTTAAGTGTTTCTCTAGTTTGCTCAAATTGTTCTCTTGTTGTAGTCCAGCTTGTTTTCATCACATCTAGTTGATTTGTCATTTCGTTCATATAAGACTTCGTTGTAGCAAGAGCTTCTTCTACTGTCTTATTCGTATTTGTTTTCATTTCAACTAGTTCTGGTAATAATTCGTTTTGTAACTGCTGCATCTGACTTAATTGTTCTTTTAAAGAATGAATGTTACCAACAACATCTTTTAATTCAGGTGCAACTGGTGTTAAATATTCAACTACCTCTTTTACATTTTGTAATAAGGTGTCTGATTCTTTCATCATAGTAGATTGAGTGACTAATGACTGAGAGAAACGATCTGTCATATCTTTAAATGAGGTACTTAAACTCTTGGAAACAGTAATTACTTCATCCATTAGATTTTCGTATTTAGTTTCTATAGCAGAATTGAATTCTTTAAACCGCTCTGTAAGTCCGTCGTACTTTTCCGCAAGGGATTGATTGCTTTTCATCACTTCTTGCTGAACCGGTAGCTGTTCTTGTGTTAAATGTTGAATTTGTTGGAATGCTCCACTTAATCCTTCCATGAAAGATGAAGCCTCTTTATAGCTACTTCTCATTTGATCGAGCTCAGATGTCATATTTTCAAATTGAGCAAACATCTTTTCCGTTCTTTCAAGTGTTGTTGATTGCGTTTGTTCAGAACTAGCAAATTTCTCAACAACTGTATTTACTGTTTGCATCATTTGTTGTTGAAGGTCTTTTGTATCACTGATGATGTTTGTAAATTGAGAAATAGATTGTTGTGTTCCACCTGTAATTTGTTCAACAAGTCGATCAGATATATCATTACTGTTAGACTTTGAAAATTCAATTTGTGTTTCTAATAATTTAGATTGCGTTTCTACACCTGATTGCAGTTTTGAAAACTGATCGTTCAGAGCTCCAAATGCATTTGATACTTGTCCATTTGATTCACGAATTGTTGATACAATTGGCTGCATAGCCTTTTCCAGTGCATCCGTTAATAAAGTCTTTAAATGATCAGCCTGACTTCTTGAAATCTTTTCTAATCGATTTAAGAACAGCTCTTCATCATCCGTACTTAATAGGTAATCCAGCTTCTCTGAATGCCAATCGATCTTTTTATCAAGCTGGCTACTAATTACTCGGTCAAATAAGGTCCATGCAAGAGATAAGAAGACACCAAAAACTGATGAATAAAATGCAACTTTCATCCCATCAAGTAATCCACTAATTCCTGTACGAAGTGCATCTGTATCACCCATGTTTAAATCTGCTAATCCCGTTGATAAACCAATAAATGTCCCTAACACACCAATACTTACATTAATTCCTGCTCCGACATCCATTAAAGGACGATATCCCATATGATAATGCATCACATCAAACCCAAAGAAAGGCTCAACACGGATGCGTTCATCTTCATTTTTTTCTGACACCCTGTTGTAATATCTTGACCATAAATCCTTATAACGCGAGCCCTTAATAATTGAGAAGAGATCATTTATCTCCTGATCAATTTCATGTGCCTGTTTATTAGAACCACGATTTATTTCACTTAGATTCTTTTTTAACCGGTCCATAACTCTCATTTCTTTTACTATTCGTGTAGTTTGAAAGAAACATAGAATAAAGAAAAGAAATAATTGAAAAACTAAAAATATATTTGTAAAGCCCTCTACACCCATAGAACTAATATTTTGGAATAAATCTTCAAAAATACTAAACAAATTGACCCATCCTCTACTATAAAATGACTATTTCTATTTTATAGTAAAAACACTATACCGAACTTGTTTTCGACAAAAACAGACATGGATTTTTATTTCCTGACTAGGAAAATAATGTTTTACACTGAAAAGGCCATATTTTTTTATAATAATGGCCTTTTGTTTCTTTATTTGTTATATAGTCCCAATTGTGAAGAACCAAAAGAAGGGATCCATCTTCACTCACTACTGAGCATTTGTGTTATTTTTATAGTCTGTAGCTCTTTTTGAATATTGCTTATTGACGTAATACTACTCTTGGATCGTTGAGCTAATTCGTTTGGTAGCTTTTGGATATTCTCTATAGACGTCTCTAAATCCTTTTCTAAACTTTCATTTGCCTCAATTTCAGAACTGCCTTCATTTTCCTTCCAAAACTGAAGTACATCTAGCGTATTCTCCCCCATTTCCTGTATTGAATTAATAATCGATCTAGTCTTATTTACGGTAATTAAAACACTTGAAGATAGCTCAAGAACTTTATGAGCTTCTATAGTAGTATTCCTTAAGTCTTCAATCTGATAAATCAAATTTGAGTTTAACTCTTGTTCAATTTGCAATAACTGTTCAATGCTTTTTTCTTTTTGATATTTTTCAAATAATAAATTTATATTTTGATAAGAATCACTCAGCTCTTGTTTAATAACTGTTAAGTTCTCCAAGCGAAATAATATGCTATCAATTTCATCTAGTTGAATCTTTGCTAAAGCTAAATTAGTAGTTATGTTACCTACAACAGGAAAATCAACAAAAGTGTTGACTCCTCTAACGACGGTAATTGCTGAGTCAAATTTGCCTATTGCATCCCTTATAGGAGCTAAATTTTCATTTAACCACTCAACATTTTTAACTAATAAATTTATATCCTGATTGTATTTATCTAGGTCGTTAATTATTTTTGGTAGTTCCTTTTCTATTACTTTTAACGAATTATTTCTAGCTTCATTTACTTCGTTTTTCATAGTAT
This genomic stretch from Metabacillus sp. B2-18 harbors:
- the dptG gene encoding DNA phosphorothioation-dependent restriction protein DptG gives rise to the protein MEKVLNVEYLEDLLKKKNKHDVGQTMDVIPFLSKRTRVIREHFNDTLGEYIRRICDLKLNKVKKDPDALFEEDNPFIEQIVSEVECENSDIEYDLKRFIEQYLYNKEKRINPIHPFLFNYIPFSNSSNENELRKYAQFMMDVFVQDHNDIKQIFNDKSGDDILTELIIDNLEDLKSESYTKQYKPLLPCLTQLYQEDLIFLSHHKDYFLKTFSLLTHFYTFIYACQLVLKFDRFDKADYSKVDPLFFGLEWESLNKRRKPADELEGFKRVREKESNLFVHIHTMSQLSHNTFNPENSFGKLPFMNYVQLNEYVQDSSEQVFLTSLKNWIATYCEWRGLENKDNSSTISEAFQILFNCLKEGMSTEVCIKFGQNIEDLGANLFLKNRGSLGPILNLNHESLLMLTAVCVKDKRIPLNQLFDEFELRGVIFDRYSKKEIIDLLDSQNLIDKKSDSGDAQYVKPIL
- the dptF gene encoding DNA phosphorothioation-dependent restriction protein DptF; protein product: MTKWLDLFLSNPDLSEYTMNKLSEAIIRLAYLTNSDFAEDIYDKVYRDFAKNLYFFNSGNRRGIRDYYDEVKDALFKWKGSPVKNYIYINNPNGKFRLAQSLNLRPSIEHLKFNSNEILESFRSNISMAHHNGDPNNTIFLDIDFPLYQLLLRVQEGYCPNKKDYEEAIKFVEFIEKVMSFGNKKEEMLVHFPNDNRFYKLKKDDFGAFVFERE
- a CDS encoding GmrSD restriction endonuclease domain-containing protein is translated as MIEPIDFFSAKEHTLKTFLTSGNKKFRVPDYQRNYAWTDNELEQLWVDFKQTVTDSFGHDYTIRMNHKPHFFGTLLLTKDETGIFFDLSD
- a CDS encoding DEAD/DEAH box helicase codes for the protein MLFFKKKQKEMKVNFVPKETGVQILFELIEGKNVQPLEVPLTKEQIEDCYRLEGFMKYVAWEELYELGIVENSFLPYESYYDVLKEEDGVDILSNLGLPINPDQLSGELSLKSLADEADLSIRLHNNEGKNIDRIGKQYGALYEIENGLHLLPENIYKLKKAMREEYENGYQKIGISQQLAKEAGIQLENFLETENYHVVGKYDIDIKVHNHDHIELIPSGVNEQETLHLNSPSTVTSFKEGIKRNRYVKTQAVQEDMEKLSQKRHITGEEVPLFFENPSAVLPEHDYQFDLETFSDRVRGLVSIERVAPYNTGGSGFQWFDSETGQYVPYDEEFLSGLMEQYPDQQYVEHEGKWIYLDPTLRKNLLDIPADEEAKLSNKYVLDIKDNEQELDYSIDTKNELALEEFQVPESLKADLFPHQLEGFQWLCHLEKKGIGGLLADDMGLGKTIQVISFLLHQQSRNMLKPTLVVLPIALIENWMEEIKKFAPSLSNSIYIHRGSGRIKSSQVIDGYDLVFTSYDTLKIDQLLLGKVKFKSIICDEAQNVKSHSSQRSRALRAMQSDFRLAMTGTPVENSLDELWSIMDFVQPGELSSLRQFRERFAESGDYDGLLKAIQPFYMRRTKSEVLDKRLPKKYLTAPFYVEASRTQKSISNSMLETKETGQIAILNMLMRLRQLYGHPGVVIPKYEELEIKEIPKFNKLLEIVEEVKAKDEKVLIFTEFRKLHSIFKRIFMQKYRISVPVIDGDTKNRQAVVQAFNQSPGFGIILLSPKAAGVGLTITSANHVIHYTRWWNPAVENQATDRAYRIGQQKDVYVYQIITTDNDNFPQGTVEELMHQLLEDKRELAENVIVPFNTKEIQEMVLNKLIN
- a CDS encoding OmpA/MotB family protein, whose product is MRYRKKEQVNYWMSYADLMSAMLMVFALLLTLVILDYRELLEQKEKEIEEVVNVKTEIIKALTEAFKESNMAIEIDQQTGAIRFPGSVLFESNSSEISAKGEGFLKEFIPAYLGILLQDRFKDEISSVMIEGHTDKKGDYMYNMALSQDRAYSVLEYIYSKDFPDFKEKSLSQKYITANGRSFNQPLTNDKGEYDPDRSRRVEFLFRLKDDEAIKAIEELVKDK
- a CDS encoding MotA/TolQ/ExbB proton channel family protein yields the protein MFSIFEDLFQNISSMGVEGFTNIFLVFQLFLFFILCFFQTTRIVKEMRVMDRLKKNLSEINRGSNKQAHEIDQEINDLFSIIKGSRYKDLWSRYYNRVSEKNEDERIRVEPFFGFDVMHYHMGYRPLMDVGAGINVSIGVLGTFIGLSTGLADLNMGDTDALRTGISGLLDGMKVAFYSSVFGVFLSLAWTLFDRVISSQLDKKIDWHSEKLDYLLSTDDEELFLNRLEKISRSQADHLKTLLTDALEKAMQPIVSTIRESNGQVSNAFGALNDQFSKLQSGVETQSKLLETQIEFSKSNSNDISDRLVEQITGGTQQSISQFTNIISDTKDLQQQMMQTVNTVVEKFASSEQTQSTTLERTEKMFAQFENMTSELDQMRSSYKEASSFMEGLSGAFQQIQHLTQEQLPVQQEVMKSNQSLAEKYDGLTERFKEFNSAIETKYENLMDEVITVSKSLSTSFKDMTDRFSQSLVTQSTMMKESDTLLQNVKEVVEYLTPVAPELKDVVGNIHSLKEQLSQMQQLQNELLPELVEMKTNTNKTVEEALATTKSYMNEMTNQLDVMKTSWTTTREQFEQTRETLNTSVKDFSENVDNGLSKTYHHFDETLTNAVKQVSQLVYQFSDVQKDFIDTLEDLSEEISKAKAGA